Within Anopheles nili chromosome 3, idAnoNiliSN_F5_01, whole genome shotgun sequence, the genomic segment GACAACTGACAAGCGATAACGTCAACAGTGACACAAATTACTGGTTCAAAAACATCCTAGTGTAGCGACAAAGGAAGGAGTTTTTAATAATTTGGccgatgaattttaaatttccagCAAAAAGCTTGTTACGACAGCATTAAAAACAGACGTGTGTATTGTTAGATACACGCATGCCCTATCGATTGCCCTCAATCTCGGTTCCGCAACGACCGCCACCTTATCACTTCACTTGACAAGACAACACTCCGCTGCAAACAAATCGACATCAAAAATATTGACGTGTACTATTTGGTCAGGAAAGCGAAATCCGTTTTTTCGGGAGAAACCCGATCGAAATTTCTCACCGATCTAGGCCCACTCGTTTGCCACTAAGATGAATTTCCTCAAAAGTGGCCTACAGACCGTGCTCGGGTCACAACAGTCAAGCCAGGCGCCCACGGGTGCAGAAACGGTGAGTTTGTCATTTTTATCTGGCGCCCAGCATCGTTGATAGGATTAATACGCTGAATGGCTTGTTTCAGGTGGAGCTGCTGGTGGAACGTGTAACAACTTCCACGCTGCTGGATGATCGGCGTGACGCTTGCAGAGCGCTGAAGGCGCTTTCCAAAAAGTATCGCATAGAAGTGGGCATCGGAATGAACGCAATGCTGCAGGTGTTGGAAACAGATCGGACGGATTGTGAGATTATCGGCTACTGCTTGGACATTCTGTGCCATGTTACGTCCCCGGAACAGTTCGAAGAGGAAGAGGACAATCCGAACGTGACGTCAAACATTGGCGAACAGTTTACGGAGATATTCATCAAGAACCCGGACAACGTGTGTTTGGTTCTGAGTTGCCTGGAAGAGTACGATTTTCGCGTGCGCTGGGCTGCGATCAAATTGCTGACCAATCTGTTGGCCAACCGGCCGAAGGAAATCCAGGAGATTATTCTCGTCAGCCCGATGGGCGTATCGAAGATGATGGATCTGCTCATCGACAGTCGAGAAGTTATCCGGAACGATGCGCTTCTGTTGATGATCCAACTGACCAAAGGCAACGGTAATATACAGAAGATTGTTGCCTTTGAAAATGCCTTTGATCGGTTGCTGGATGTCATTAAGGAGGAAGGATGCTCTGATGGTGGAATCGTCGTGGAAGACTGTCTAATTCTGATGCTTAACTTGCtgaaaaacaacccaagcAATCAGCAGTTTTTCAAAGAAGGCTCCTACATTCAACGATTGGCACCCATGTTGGACCTTTCTCCGGAGCAGGATCAAACGGGCATGAGTCCGCAGAAGGTGTCGAATCTTCACTGCATGTTGCAGGTGGTACGTGCCCTAGTTTGTCCCAGCAATCCTCAGCAGGTGATTTGCTCATGCCAGAAAGCGATCCGTAGTTCCGGTTTGCTTTCAGCGATCTGCAACATCATAATGACGAGTGGAGTACCGCCGGATCTGCTCATCGAAACGATCAATACGATCGCCGAAGTGATCCGAGGCGACGGACAGAATCAGGATTATTTCAACTCCGTCATCGCACCCTGCGATCCTCCCTTGTCGGCTATCGTGCTACTGTTGATGTCCATGATTAACGATAAGCAACCACTTTCGTTACGCTGTGCCGTACTCTACTGCTTCCAGAGTTACCTCTACCGCAACGAAAGCGGTCAGAGCTCGCTCGTTAAGACGTTGTTGCAATCTTCCGAACAGACGACGGCCATCACAAGCGGCCAACTGCTCTGCCGTAGCCTGTTCAGTACCGATCCGCTTTCGAACTGGTTCGCAGCTGTCTCGTTGAGCCATGCGTTGTTGGAAAACTCAGCCCAAAAAGAGCAACTGTTGCGGGTAGTGCTGGCCACTTCGCACACCAGCAAACCCGTCTCTTTGCTCGAGCAATGCAGCCAATTGCTGCAGCAAGCGAACTGCAAGTTCCAGAGCAAAGTTGgcctgttgatgctgctgtcCGTGTGGCTGAGTCACTGTCAGCTCGCCGTCCGTACATTCCTCTTGATACCGGGTACCGTGGCGTACTTGACGGGACAGATATCGGCCAACGAACACGGGGACAACGAGTATCTCGTGCAGGGTTTGTGCGCGTTTCTGATGGGAATCTGTATCCAGTTCAACGATAACAGCGTGCAGGAGCACCAACGTGAGTTCCTCTGCCAGCTGCTGATTAAACGAATTGGCATCGACACGTACAACAAGAAACTGGGTGAGGTCTCCAAGCACGAGAACTATAGCAAGTCGGCCAAGCAGCCACAAATTCGCATTGCGGCCACCACTGATTTGCTGTTAGATTACGAGTTTTGTCGCTTGTTCAAAGCGCTGGAAGCGGCCATCACCAAAACCGTGCAAGGTGTTAGTACCGGTGGAGAGAACATTACAGAACTGACACTCAGCCAGGAGGCGTCTGGATTGGTAGCACAGTATAAGGACATTATACGCGAACAGGACAGCGTACTGCAAGAACTTCGAAAACAGTTATCGCAAGCCGAAACCAAGGTGAACGAACTATCTGGGGCACTTGAGCAGTCGCAGTCCAGTAACGGGCAGTTGCAGGATCAGAACATTTTGCTGAAGGCGCAACTGCAAGCGGCATCAGATTTGCGTCAACAAAACACCTCCTTAGCGTCTTCCCCGTTGCACGTGCTTCCGGCGCAAAGCGACCACCAAGAGGCGTTGGAAAAAAGGCTCTCTTTGATGTCGCTCGAGCAGCAGACCGATAGGGCGAAGCTTTCTTACTACGAGGCTGAAAACAGTCGCCTACTGAGCGAGTTAGATCAGTTGCGGACACGAGTAAACGCGGCGGAAGGTAGGGCTAACGCATCCAGTGGCGAAATGGATAAGCTGCGGAAAGATCAGGAAGATCTGCTGGAGCTACTGACCGATCAGGAGAACAAACTCCAACGCTATCGAATGGAGCTAAAACGGGTGACTGGGCAATCGTTCGATGACGAAgaagacgatgaagatgaGTTGGGGCAGGAAGCACTAAAACCAGCGACAAGCAACGGAACCTCAACAAGTGAGGCTTCTAGTCAGCACCCCGGAGGATTTTTGTGTTAACGTAGTTCGGTTGCAATGCTTTACTATCAATATTTTGCTGCTTTATAGGAGTTGCCTTTCGTATTATTTAACTAAAATACATATTTGCCAATGCAATAGCCAATGAGAGGTATTTTCATTTAGACTTGTGCGCCAATACAAAGGAGTAATATTTACTAGCAATATTTTAAAGCAACATGTTTTGTGACTCATTGGATGCTGTTCGATTACTACACATTCCTATTTTACCTTAAACTAGCAATAAAGACTGTATTCTATACAACTACAGATGAATGACCGCTTCACAAAATGCATTTCGTATTACCCACAACGCATCTTAGATGTATTTGATCgataaaaaacatcacaatCTAACGACAGAGCGTAGCATCGATCTTCTGCAACCAAGGCACAGCTAGCTTCAGTTTTCGGCGATAATTAACATCACTGGCCACTGGATTGCGCTCCAAATAAACGGTAGCTAAGCGTTTGTTGCTTGCCAGCTTTTCCACGCTGCTCCACTCAGAGACGCCGTTGTCATTCATctgaaaatgaaatcaaaagtTCGCGCTTTACTGCACATCCTACACATAAGTAACTAATATGAGGTTGCCCTTACCCAAAACTCCTCCAATACCTCCAGATGATCGATGTTCTCGATGGCCTTTACCCGATTCTTCGCCAGGTCTAACGTTTCAACTAGCCTGTTTTGATTCAAATTTTCGATCGTTTCTATGCCGTTTTCCGACAGGTACAACTCGGTTAGATTGGTCAGCTGATCCAAGTTTTCGATCTTAGTTAACCTGTTGCACTGCAAGCTCAGGCATTCCAGCTTGGTCAGCTTATCcagattttcaatttttgttatCTTGTTCTTGCCCAGATACAGATGAGTGAGGTTGGAGAGATTCTCCAGATTTTCGATTTTCTGTAAGAACAAAACGATTGTTATAAAGAGATCCTATTTTCAAGGGGTAATGTATAAATACCCGGATTTTGTTATCGCCCAGCTCGAGCATGGTGAGATTGGTTAAATGACccaaattttcaatcaaagttATGCGATTAGCGCAAAGAAATAGCTTTCTTAAGTTTGTCAGTGTGGAAAGGTTCTTAATTTGATGGAGTCGATTAAAGCTCACGTCTAGCATTCTGTAAAAGTGTAAAAGGTGTAAGTGTAAAAGtgtaataaattatgctcTTTCTGCAAATATCTCAACACGCGTTAGCTTACTCCAAATTGACAAGTTGGTCCAGATTTTCCAGCTCCGTTATTTGATTGTCATACAGCTCCAGCTCGATCAGTGCAGTGAGATGATCtaggttttcaattttctttatcAAATTCCACCGCAAATATAGACTGAAACGATGAGCATGCGTCATTAAGCGGATGATTCATTAAGTGATGTGAATTTCACGCCTACCGTTCAAGTTTGGTTAGAGGTTCGAGATTCTCGATCTTGCCGATACGTCCGTGATTCAAATCGACCTCCGTAGTTTCCGGATCGATAGTAATTACGTCCTCCATTTTTACGATCTCATGCTCGGCCACCTCTCCAGCCCCCGGCGGACGTTCCTCTTCTACCGTGGGAGAATCCGCTCGAGAATTGCCTAAGAAGCGAGGGCGTGTGAACGACATATATATTAGATGAATCATTTAAATCAATGCTGCCTTATAGCTTACCTTCTTCTGCACTCATTTCGATGCTGTTCAATCAATAATCTTCGATCTAACTTGTATTTCTCGGTGGGATTTGTGTAAAGCTTTCTTCACGCACAAAGGCTTTATtgtgaaatggaaataattctTCTTCACTACACAAGGTTATAAAACCCACAGAAACGATCGGCTTCACTAGAGCATCACAGACCACTGGAACAAAGCTCGGTGGAATGCAAACAAACTACAAAcaagaaataacaaaacatAACATCTATTGAATCATTTGAGAATGATTGAGTGAATACCTTGGAAGCACTAAATAATATTCACATTAATTACACTCTTCCAGATAAAACACTTCTCTATCGATGATAGTAACCAAAACAATATTGTactcacaaaacaaacgtcaaTTGCGGTAGGTCGGATGGCATTTACGTCTCGCACCGGTTCCAGCATGATTTTATATAAAATGTAAAAGTAGTCGTAATGAAAGCTTATACCTGATGTGAATATTAAAActtgtaaatttttattatatttgtttCACTATTGGAACTTGTCTGAATAATTATATATTATTAGAATTTTGTTCTAGTGGTatagcttttccacccaaatgCGCGAAGTGAATATTGTTACAGATTTTTCACTGGGAGTTCACCAgtcataaacaaaacaatcttGCGGAAGAATTTGGTGATGTCTCAACTCGGTTTTCaattaatcaatcaaataTTCCATTAACCAGGTCGTGTTGCCTATTCCAACGCGTATGAACACTCACACGTGTTTGTGAagttaaaaattatttagtgTAAAGGCAAACATGTGCTGTAGATTGTGAAATATATGTAATTTTTCGTCGGTCAAACAACGACGGAAAGAGAGTAACGCAGCTacaatacaaaaacaaatcatccgGAAAAACGATTCGAGCGCCTTGAACATGTCTTCGCCCAGACAAGCGGGTATGCCGCAAAAAGCCCCACCTTCCATCGACGACCTGTATATGGAGCGCGATTTTTACATCGGACTTGCGTTAGCCCTTTCGAGTAGTATTTTCATCGGATCGAGCTTTATTATAAAGAAAATAGGCCTCTTGCGCCTTTCTCGCGTAGGTTCGGTGCGTGCTAGTGCCGGGGGATATGGCTACCTACGCGATTGGATTTGGTGGGCCGGCCTTATCTGTAGTAAGTAACCAgaatgttgtttgtttttctttcctctatGACTAATGACAAGAATATTCATCTCTCGCATGCATCACATGCATGCAATGAGAGATTCCTATGGATTTGATAAGGCGGCATCACAAAGGAACGATAGAAATATAAGCGCTCACCCGCTAATCCCGATCGCATGCCATTTATTAagaatatttgttttgttctcctttttcttgctgcttctAGTGGGTGTCGGTGAAGCGGCAAACTTCGCCGCGTATGCGTTTGCACCAGCTTCCCTTGTGACGCCGCTTGGAGCCCTAAGCGTGATAGTGGCCGCAGTCTTAGCGTCCAAGTTCCTCAAGGAACGGTTAAACTTACTAGGGAAACTCGGCTGCTTCCTGTGCATCGTTGGATCGACGATTATCGTTATACATTCCCCGAAAGAAGGCGAAGTGGAGGATCTAAACTTGCTGATGGACATGCTGCAGGATACCACCTTCATCACGTATGTCGTGCTGATACTCTCGCTGTCGCTGTTCATCGGATGCTGTTGCGGTCCGCGGTATGGCCACAAGCACGTCGCCGTGTACATTCTTCTGTGTTCTGCCATTGGCAGCCTTACGGTGATGTCCTGCAAGGCACTGGGACTCGCCCTGCGCGACACCCTGTCGGGCAAGTCGAATGATTTCGGCATGTGGCTGCCGTACTTCCTTATCATTATCACGGTCGTGTTCGTTGGCGTGCAGGTGAACTATCTCAACAAGGCGCTAGACATCTTTAACACGAGCATTGTGACACCGATCTACTACGTCATCTTTACGACGCTGGTCATTACCGCGTCGGCAATCCTGTTCAAGGAGTGGCGACACATGCGCGCCGAAGATATCATCGGTGATTTGTGCGGGTTTTTCGTCGTGATCGTTGCCGTCATACTACTGAACGCCTTCCGCGAGATGGACATCAGCCTGAGTGATGTGAAGGGTATCATGCGCCCGAAACGAGAACTGCTTCATTTGCACAAGAACGGCCAGTACGAGGActatttgaatgaaaatgaggAACGAGGACCACTGAAACCCCAGTACGGGACAAACTATCTGAACGCGTGAAACATTTCAGGATATTTCGTGTTGTGAATAGGATACATTTTTTACGAGAGGCGAAGCTCGAAGCAAATGTAAAGAGACCAAAAATTAAGAACGCTTCACTAACTTATAACGAAAAGGCTTCACGGtctattttatttatggttATGGATATCACGTACCTGttagaagaaaatgtaaatacCGCAAACCAACACTGACTTGTATGAATCTTTGAAAGGAACTCCATCGGTTGAATATATCTTTCGGGAGGAGTTAATATTTTGAATcataatattttccatttctccaTTAAGCCGCCAATACTGGCATCGTCACTTGCAGGATTTTGGTTGATGTATCGAATTCGGCCTCAACTTGCGTCTCATCGATTCGATAGTCCACGAAGATATCCAACAGATAGCCTTTCTTACGCGCTTCCAGCAATATTCGATCTTCGCCAACGTTCAAGGTGATTTCGCTCGAAGAAACCTGTTAGGGAAAATAAACGGGCAAAGCCAATGTAAGTGCGACATTTCGTACAATGTATTGCACATTAGAACATGACAATCGATTGCACCTGTAGGCGCTACTTACACATTCTGGTAGATGGAACTCGCCGATCAATCGTTTTGCCCTTCCAGAGGGTGGTTCACGGAACAATTTGCTCTCAGGCTTCTTCGATGCAGCTTGCGATATCGCTAACTTCGTTGGATCAGGTACATAAGCCTCGCTACTATTGGCTGGTCCTGCAGAACGCGTgctatttgtttcattctttgcCGTTTTCAGTGACCCCGCGTCGATCTCTTCAATGAGCGGTTTCTTTCCCATTGCCCCAACCGGTCTTGGGTTGTTCAGCTCATGCAAGAGTGCACGATCTGCCTCCGTCGGATTTGGATAGCTTTCGAGCACCTGCTTCACGTCTCGATTCTGAATATTGTGCGGCATGAGCTTACCCATCACCTTTTTGTTCTTTAGTATGCGAAAGTTGCTCTCGTCCAGCGCGAtgctgtatttattttccacaccatcgAATAGCACGCTGATCAGAAATTCGCGCATTAAACCGCCCTCGGTATCGATCCTTTCGAAAAATGTTGAATTTATAGCGATATCGCACACCTGGCAGTTCTGGCTGGACTTGTCAAGAACATCGCGAGGCTGCATTATGCTCATCGGAACTCGGAACCCGTTCGGATCCCCATCATTCAGCAGCTGGATCAGCTCATCCTCGGTAATATCGCGAGGTGGTGGAATGCAGTCCGTTTGGCACAGGTtgatgaaaaacttttccttcgttccttttttgaaTGCTTTTATGCAAATGCCTTTAACACGAGAAAAACAATTGCGAATTACACGACCGTGACTGTCTGGGAAGTAATCGTTTATTCACTTAAAGCATGTAGAACCTTCGAGAAGAGCATGGGCTATCGATCAGTTTCAATCCGTTCCTCAAATTACTCTATATTAGAGAGTAACGATTGTCGCCACCTTCCGATGGGCAAGGTGCAGGTTAATAGAACCGGTAAAGATGGTATCTCGCTCCATCAAAAAAGACTAATCAATCATACAAGCAGGTGGTTTCCGTTCCGTACAAccggtgaaaagaaaacgaaacccacaaATCGAAATGCCCACGCACATGaaacaacattaaaaaaaatcagaaatcTTCTGCAAACATACAGAAAACAATCGACGACAGAGTGACTGGGCAAAATTTTCCTCATCATCGTTCAGGCCACTCGCCGCGCTCTATGACGTTATCCTTCGCTTGCAACGATGACGTTATCGGCCATGCTCGAAATAAACGGTGGGAACGACACAAACCCGCGCGACCGGTTAACATGCAAGATAAGCGCGACCCAACCGAGTGAGAACACTTCCAACGATGAAGCCATAGTACACCGGGTGTCATCCATTCCTCTCCATGTAACATGAGCCCAGAGTCCACTATACTAATTCCCCACCACTGTTGAATCGTTGGAAACACAAAGAAAATGCTTCTCTTCTGACTAATGTACTGTCCTCGGCAGGCATGGGGCTTTTTGACcacgtttttccatcccaaaaTATTACATTTCAACCATAATGATTCAAATTGGGCGCGAGAAAAGGGACACACATTGTTCCGCAAGGAGCCTAATTTTAGGGGGTGTTTTCAAGTGGGGAAAATCATTTGTTATGTATGAAGCGCCCGGCAGCATGGCATGGCATGTGTTAGTGCAACCGGCAAAGTACATAGTACACCAACAGTGGCCCCACCTCGGGTCGAGACGAACTCCCGGGGAAAAACGATCACAACCCGACTTGATCCAAACGCGTGGCTTCCATTCAGTCGATTGTGAGCAATCGCGCCAAACGGGCGCACGCGAACCCGTCCgcaggaagacaaaaaaagaactccaTCTGTGATCTCGGTTAGCACTGCCGCGTGGTCGGGAGGAAAGTTTGAGGACAGGCAAACCAAATAGGTTTATCACGCTCAGCTGTAAGTAGTACGCTCCCACGTCACACGGTGGTATATCAGCTACCTCGTAGTGCTAGCTTATCAGCAAATTGGTGAATCCAAGTATTGTCCTTGTCGTTAAACAATGCGTTCCCAGCTGCGATCTATTTAACAACCAGTAAACGAAATATCAATTCATAAAACAATTGGCTCAACGGTAATGTTTCTATGATTACAACCATCTCCATGTGCTTCATGTGCTTTTTAAGGGACTTAATATGCGTATTAAAATCAAGTCATGCCGTGCGAGTGCAAAGTGTATGCGCTGTGCTGTTGCCGCGTTACCCTAAAGTAACACGTGCGCGTGTCAATGAACCTGAGGCAAACTATGCCTCTCTACGTTCAACGGAACCGACAATGAGCCACCACGACCGTTCGAGGGTGGCGGTTGTCAACCGCCAATCTATGTTGTGTCCTCTTGTGTGATAGGGTGCATTATATTTAAGTCGAATAATTCCCATGAGTGGGAGCGATTTGGTTCAATGTGGCTCTTCTACGATGCCCTCCAATATGGGCATTGTGCAACATCGATCGCTGTTTATACTGACGAATCCCTGCTTTCTGTTAAGGACCGATCTAATTCCCTGCGGCTACCTAACAAATGCGGAACCAACCAACGTTATTGAGCAGCTAAACTAGCACAAGTTAACAGGCGGTCTCGCTGTCTTTTCGATTGACATACACAAACTGCCCTACAAGCAAGGCATGAATTATTAGTGACACGGCGGCCAACTAATCGAAATAGATTGCCCCACCAACCACCCCGAAAGAGTGATGCCAATCCTCTTCCCGTCGTTAATCGCCGATGCATGGTTGATTGAATCTGCAATATCTACTGTTAGCGTCGTCTTTCGACTTCAATCGTCCAGTTGTTCGGTTTGCGAAACAATTATCTCTAGATGACCACATCGTGAGATGCAAAGACTGATTGTAATTCGAACGCGGATATGCTGGCCTCTGGATGGACGACCTTTTCGCTTAGCATAGGACGAGAAAAAACGTGCCTTTTCTCTTGTGAGTTATTCTGGAAACTACATTTACGAAATGCCGAAAGATCAACTCGGACAACATTTAGTGTGTGAGCCAGAGAATCTTGCGCATGACTGGCGCAAGGTGAATTGGTTgaaacaagaataaaaaagcgcggctggaagaaaagcaaacaaaactcaactaAAAAACTCATCCGTCCAGCATCTTTTGGCTCGGATGGTACGAACCGTTTAAAGCACTCGCACACGTTTCTAATCCCGCTGGCATTGCTCATCGCAACGGCAtcaaaaacaggaaaaaacgGAGAGGGCACGAGTGGTGTGCcgggaaaaaatgaaactctAAACGAATATTTGTCAATTGTTCGTTCATCGCATCATCCGGCATACCACAGGGTGGGATTTATCAGCAAAATATACTTGGCTGGAGCACTGGGCATTGGATACATATTCAACGAACCCAAACGCCCGCCTATGCGAACACTATTTGCGACACATAAAAGATAAACAGAGACCTGTCCGTGCTCGCTGTAACAAGTAAACGCGTGCAGGTTAGTGCAAGAGGTGGGGGAgtgatttattaaatttacgTACGACGGATCATGAACAATGCACGGCCCAAATGAATTGCCCAGGGGCGAAATTTAATGTGCTAATGGGCGAACGTGTTCCGTCGCCCCAAAACCATGAACGCAGGTTGACTATTAGCCAGATGGGACGAGATGCTACGACAAGtgtgcatatattttttttatccatcaTGTTTTTCCAAGGACGCCCTTCTTCGTCTGCCGCACAAGTTGGctcttgtgtgtgtggtcgGTACATCAAACGGGTGTTGCTGATCGCAGCTACGATCGATGCCCAAAAACTTGTTCTCATAAGCATAAGAAGATACGTTGTGCACGAAAAAGCCATGCGAAGCAACAGCTTCCATCTCCATGTCTCAAAACGTGAGGCAAGAGCAGGGTTGTGAGGAGGTGCGGTAAGATGACTGGCAGAAAATTAACTTGGCTTGCAAGCCCGTTAATTTGGGTTGTGAGAAACGACGATTGTGGGGAGATTTATTCCCCTGTatgtgtattatttttgaacCGCATCACAACGATGCATGCTTAGATGGCAAATGCCAAGCTTCTTCCGGTTGGCAGTAGCAACGATCATTCAGATATCGTGCATCAGATACCGATGATTAAACGTCTACTGCCTGGTAATGGAAATGGTGGTAGTACATGGATGGCTTAAGCAGTTGCGATTTGCAtcaacaaataataataataaaaaacactcATCGATTTCAATGCTCTTTGCAATTGTGCCGCAGAATGGCGGTTGGACGTGTGCGATGAGATAAGAACATGGCAAGAATTATCAACCGATGAATGAGGCGTCATGTGCTAGCTTCCTTGTTACTCTGTTTTCAACTGTCGCACAATTGATGATAACAGCTGTATACCCTAACATAGGAAATGGACGGCCTGAAACAGTAGTCGCTGTTTCATTATTGCAATTTCACTATGCTATGTCCCTCGGATTAAAGTTAGTTCATAATATGATATTATTATTGTATAATCTATTGCATGAACGAGGTCCTTAAATCAAATACAATTAAATGGTCAAATGATTTTTTAGGATAAAACACGTTGCTTTGAGGAagcatgaaatcaaaaccTTTACGTACATTAACAAAATTTGTGGCTCGATCTTAAATGACCTCCGGAATGGGTACACTCTATTGCAAACTAACTAGTACAAGGCACGcttagtttttgtttgccaaacaGATCTACAAATGGTCCATCTTGCTATCATATGCCTGTGTGCCACTTAGGAAGTGATTGTCTTCTTATTGTTCGTATCACAAAGATAAGTTATCTGTTGTCCGAAGCATCTGAAGATTGCTTTTCCtattttagtttgttttttcaatgACAAATTTGGGTATGGTAGAATCGATTAACATATTTTATAACATCAATAAGGAGCCAACAGATAAATGAACATGCTTCAATATTGTTCGTTTAACAAATAATAACTTTGCAttacaacattttaaaattcgATTGAGAATCGATAATCCTATAGTATAATCATAGCAATCATGTTTAAACATGCTCAAAAACTTGTTTGCGTGAacaggtttgtttttttactgttaCAAATGTAACAATTCTTTACATATAATGATTTCTCTTTTAAATagcattttttcatttgcaactTACTCTAATGGAAGATTTTAGCTTATAAGCGAGCACTAATGCagatataaataaattccTTATATACTCCAGCAAAGCGGTAGCTTCTGAAGGTTGATTTTGGGaacatttcgttcgcttatTTAACGACACTTATGGTCAACTAACTTACCCGGGGTCGGTTTTACAACTTTTGAACGTCCACTGCTAATATCATCGGCAAGTTCCGCAACCGGTGCCAGGAAGTTTTCCAGTTGTTCCTCAGCTTCATTCTGCCGAACACCAAGCATACCAAATCAATAATTGCTATGTCACGATGTACCGTTATGCTTACCTTCACTATTCGTAGACTCTTTTCAAGTCCAGATCCATCCAGAAGAATATTTTTTGAAGATCGGCTCATTTTTTGGGGATATTTACGGTAGGAaatctttttgttgcttgacGCCAAcaatttttgttattgaaaTGGTTTAATGTGTAAACGCCAGAACTGACAATGACAATATCACCCGGTGAGAAAATTGACAGATGTCAGTGCACAATACCGGCTAAACAGGTCGGTTATTAACCCTCTTTTATAATTAAACTTAGTAAACTCTACTAATATCAGTGAACAACATAAGCATTCTATCTTAGGTTAAGCTTGCTGATAAAAAGTATTAAATGTTTGTAAATTTTCTTTATTACCAGAATTGTAAGCTGCACCGGTCTACTTGTTGAATAAGACGGCTGTCAAAAAGGCGCTCACTgagtgcataaaataaaaatggagaCTCATCCGATGGATGACTTCTGCGGGTCCAGATTTTGGGTAAGTTTAATAGGCGAAAACCTtataaaaacgcaaaacgtgCTATACTATACGGTACATGATACATTCGTTCACACGATTGTGATTAAGTCAAGAGTGCAAATAATTTGTTCGTGT encodes:
- the LOC128723072 gene encoding general vesicular transport factor p115; translated protein: MNFLKSGLQTVLGSQQSSQAPTGAETVELLVERVTTSTLLDDRRDACRALKALSKKYRIEVGIGMNAMLQVLETDRTDCEIIGYCLDILCHVTSPEQFEEEEDNPNVTSNIGEQFTEIFIKNPDNVCLVLSCLEEYDFRVRWAAIKLLTNLLANRPKEIQEIILVSPMGVSKMMDLLIDSREVIRNDALLLMIQLTKGNGNIQKIVAFENAFDRLLDVIKEEGCSDGGIVVEDCLILMLNLLKNNPSNQQFFKEGSYIQRLAPMLDLSPEQDQTGMSPQKVSNLHCMLQVVRALVCPSNPQQVICSCQKAIRSSGLLSAICNIIMTSGVPPDLLIETINTIAEVIRGDGQNQDYFNSVIAPCDPPLSAIVLLLMSMINDKQPLSLRCAVLYCFQSYLYRNESGQSSLVKTLLQSSEQTTAITSGQLLCRSLFSTDPLSNWFAAVSLSHALLENSAQKEQLLRVVLATSHTSKPVSLLEQCSQLLQQANCKFQSKVGLLMLLSVWLSHCQLAVRTFLLIPGTVAYLTGQISANEHGDNEYLVQGLCAFLMGICIQFNDNSVQEHQREFLCQLLIKRIGIDTYNKKLGEVSKHENYSKSAKQPQIRIAATTDLLLDYEFCRLFKALEAAITKTVQGVSTGGENITELTLSQEASGLVAQYKDIIREQDSVLQELRKQLSQAETKVNELSGALEQSQSSNGQLQDQNILLKAQLQAASDLRQQNTSLASSPLHTDRAKLSYYEAENSRLLSELDQLRTRVNAAEGRANASSGEMDKLRKDQEDLLELLTDQENKLQRYRMELKRVTGQSFDDEEDDEDELGQEALKPATSNGTSTSEASSQHPGGFLC
- the LOC128723768 gene encoding protein phosphatase 1 regulatory subunit 7, encoding MSAEEGNSRADSPTVEEERPPGAGEVAEHEIVKMEDVITIDPETTEVDLNHGRIGKIENLEPLTKLERLYLRWNLIKKIENLDHLTALIELELYDNQITELENLDQLVNLEMLDVSFNRLHQIKNLSTLTNLRKLFLCANRITLIENLGHLTNLTMLELGDNKIRKIENLENLSNLTHLYLGKNKITKIENLDKLTKLECLSLQCNRLTKIENLDQLTNLTELYLSENGIETIENLNQNRLVETLDLAKNRVKAIENIDHLEVLEEFWMNDNGVSEWSSVEKLASNKRLATVYLERNPVASDVNYRRKLKLAVPWLQKIDATLCR
- the LOC128722522 gene encoding magnesium transporter NIPA2; its protein translation is MSSPRQAGMPQKAPPSIDDLYMERDFYIGLALALSSSIFIGSSFIIKKIGLLRLSRVGSVRASAGGYGYLRDWIWWAGLICMGVGEAANFAAYAFAPASLVTPLGALSVIVAAVLASKFLKERLNLLGKLGCFLCIVGSTIIVIHSPKEGEVEDLNLLMDMLQDTTFITYVVLILSLSLFIGCCCGPRYGHKHVAVYILLCSAIGSLTVMSCKALGLALRDTLSGKSNDFGMWLPYFLIIITVVFVGVQVNYLNKALDIFNTSIVTPIYYVIFTTLVITASAILFKEWRHMRAEDIIGDLCGFFVVIVAVILLNAFREMDISLSDVKGIMRPKRELLHLHKNGQYEDYLNENEERGPLKPQYGTNYLNA
- the LOC128722523 gene encoding PIH1 domain-containing protein 1, with translation MSRSSKNILLDGSGLEKSLRIVKNEAEEQLENFLAPVAELADDISSGRSKVVKPTPGICIKAFKKGTKEKFFINLCQTDCIPPPRDITEDELIQLLNDGDPNGFRVPMSIMQPRDVLDKSSQNCQVCDIAINSTFFERIDTEGGLMREFLISVLFDGVENKYSIALDESNFRILKNKKVMGKLMPHNIQNRDVKQVLESYPNPTEADRALLHELNNPRPVGAMGKKPLIEEIDAGSLKTAKNETNSTRSAGPANSSEAYVPDPTKLAISQAASKKPESKLFREPPSGRAKRLIGEFHLPECVSSSEITLNVGEDRILLEARKKGYLLDIFVDYRIDETQVEAEFDTSTKILQVTMPVLAA